One Trichoplusia ni isolate ovarian cell line Hi5 unplaced genomic scaffold, tn1 tig00003474, whole genome shotgun sequence genomic window carries:
- the LOC113507918 gene encoding zinc finger protein 37-like, with amino-acid sequence MSFDYIQSSFMFVNIKLLKMSLCRTCLSKNDLKPIFSDNNNVILRSEQLYLVSGIKIELNDGLPQLICISCTNLVNSALKFRQQSSIAEETLKNTITTIKIETDQSCKYSNDKNPTQIIKNNRKSIDSKEVATKKSKIKKLTDRKKFSAKKFEQANDYKYSVFIQDFESSNDSDFINNLSVDEENLQSDDESQKACIEDYESADSCDFNFSLTHPDVKVHWDVKEKELLKKEERKLINKEQDEKLLSLAVTPNDSRGPIKCSLCSKVLRNLQNFKCHAKTHFAPQHACEECGKKFVTPSHMRYHQQRVHGRRKRLACSTCSYRAVDPLQLQNHERAEHTGERPYVCDVCGDSFRMRANIAQHMRKHFGVRNLQCDRCPSMFRSRSELTGHQNRVHYLSYTYLCYLCTETYKRPASVKKHLLNVHGVPRPQQLPIKCIKTSKRSSENSE; translated from the exons ATGTCATTCGACTATATACAAAgtagttttatgtttgtaaatataaaattactaaaaatgtcCTTATGTAGGACGTGCTTATCTAAAAATGATCTGAAACCGATATTTTCGGAtaacaataatgtaattttacgTAGCGAACAACTTTATTTAGTTAGCGGCATCAAG aTAGAGCTAAATGATGGACTTCCCCAATTAATATGTATCTCATGTACGAATCTAGTCAATTCAGCATTAAAATTCAGACAACAAAGTTCAATAGCAGAAGAAACATTGAAAAACActataactacaattaaaatagAAACGGATCAAAGTTGCAAATATTCAAATGACAAAAATCCCacacagattataaaaaataatagaaaaagcATTGACAGCAAGGAGGTTGCAACCaaaaagtctaaaattaaaaaattgactGACAGAAAAAAGTTTTCTGCAAAAAAGTTTGAACAAgcaaatgattataaatattcagttttcATTCAAGATTTTGAGTCCAGTAATGattcagattttataaataacttgtcTGTTGATGAAGAGAATCTTCAAAGCGATGATGAGTCTCAAAAAGCATGTATAGAAGACTATGAGTCAGCCGATAgctgtgattttaattttagtctgACACACCCAGATGTGAAGGTACATTGGGATGTGAAGGAGAAAGAGTTATTGAAGAAAGAGGAGAGGAAATTGATAAATAAG GAACAAGATGAGAAGTTATTATCACTAGCGGTAACCCCAAATGATAGCAGAGGTCCAATAAAATGCAGTTTATGTAGCAAAGTGTTGAGAAACCTGCAGAACTTCAAATGCCATGCGAAGACACATTTTGCACCCCAACATGCTTGCGAG GAATGTGGTAAAAAATTCGTGACCCCAAGTCACATGCGCTACCATCAACAAAGAGTCCACGGGAGGAGGAAGAGGCTCGCCTGCAGTACGTGCAGCTATAGGGCTGTCGACCCACTGCAGTTGCAG AATCATGAACGCGCCGAGCACACCGGGGAGAGGCCATACGTATGCGACGTATGCGGGGACTCGTTCCGCATGCGTGCGAACATAGCTCAGCATATGCGGAAACATTTCGGTGTGAGGAATCTACAA TGCGATCGCTGCCCGTCCATGTTCCGCAGCCGCTCAGAGTTGACGGGCCATCAGAATAGAGTGCACTACTTGAGTTACACTTATCTTTGCTACTTGTGTACTGAAAC CTACAAGAGACCAGCCTCAGTGAAGAAGCACCTTCTGAACGTCCACGGAGTGCCGAGACCGCAGCAACTACCTATCAAATGTATTAAGACCAGTAAAAG aagCAGTGAAAATAGTGAATGa
- the LOC113507924 gene encoding dynein intermediate chain 1, axonemal-like codes for MSGLSGYDGEAVGFDSVTLNKSEKTDSSTQTTNFQESGVGTQTNVQKESGSLATPEDLNAQDDILKEYPPPGLNEFLQKVMPTMMEQLDQSDRELLYNSSDSDEEEVLNAKLFQTIKLTDLPGLGGGDESRCVLDICWSSAGNSLAVSIGKSQHENWCTDVGLIRIFTIKRTAGDTFVRSLDVTEKSCINKIKYHPSVAALLAYGTTSGEVVLCNLRNLDAVLLTSPAGSHSSKRVTGLKWADATLANSYLTMHIVNTGKRRGASDHILMSSGCDGSLNIWQVNANLKIFENVICYHINGSRLSTPVNVTCFDFIKTYPLRPSDQKVPDDIFVVGSTTGKLYLCKTKTYHSIPNSKMVDPVYQMLEGHATYVVDVAFSVQKPGVFVSACVESELRVYDINHNSPMMVIMHDMSISCLAWLPNNPCVVLLGLARPEGQLIKVYNVCSGRALPVDGLTGPGGFVTAVTVNQSGVCRIAAGDSDSNVHIWELPSRRIRLTPEDLDF; via the exons atgtcTGGTTTAAGTGGTTACGACGGCGAAGCAGTAGGCTTTGACTCCGTAACGCTCAATAAAAGTGAGAAAACTGATTCGTCGACACAAACAACGAATTTTCAAGAGTCTGGAGTTGGAACACAGACTAACGTGCAGAAAGAAAGCGGGTCGTTGGCTACACCTGAAGATTTAAACGCACAGGATGATATTCTCAAAGAATACCCACCGCCTGGACTGAACGAGTTCTTACAGAAGGTCATGCCCACAATGATGGAGCAACTGGACCAAAGCGACAGAGAATTACTTTATAACTCTAGCGATTCTGATGAGGAGGAGGTCCTCAATGCTAAGTTGTTCCAAACCATTAAACTGACTGACTTACCCGGTTTAGGGGGCGGGGATGAGTCCCGCTGTGTCCTGGACATCTGTTGGAGCAGCGCCGGCAACTCCCTCGCCGTCTCCATCGGCAAAAGTCAACACGAAAACTGGTGCACAGATGTCGGTTTAATCCGAATTTTTACCATCAAACGCACAGCGGGCGACACTTTTGTCAGAAGCTTAGATGTCACAGAGAAGAgttgtatcaataaaataaagtaccaTCCGTCCGTAGCGGCTTTACTCGCTTACGGGACGACCTCTGGTGAAgttgttttgtgtaatttgagGAATTTGGATGCTGTCCTACTCACGTCGCCGGCTGGGTCGCACAGTTCCAAACGCGTGACAGGGCTTAAATGGGCGGACGCAACCTTAGCCAACAGCTACCTTACAATGCACATTGTTAATACAGGGAAGCGACGCGGCGCGTCCGACCACATTCTGATGTCGTCAGGGTGCGACGGCAGCTTGAACATTTGGCAAGTGAATGCCAACCTCAAAATATTCGAGAACGTTATTTGTTATCACATCAACGGGTCGCGGCTTTCGACTCCGGTTAACGTCACCTGCTTCGACTTTATAAAGACATATCCATTAAGACCGAGCGATCAGAAGGTTCCCGATGATATTTTCGTCGTTGGGTCAACTACGGGGAAACTGTATCTTTGTAAGACGAAGACTTATCATTCGATTCCCAACAGTAAGATGGTGGACCCTGTGTATCAGATGTTGGAGGGGCACGCCACGTATGTGGTGGACGTGGCCTTCAGCGTCCAGAAGCCTGGAGTCTTCGTGTCGGCGTGCGTCGAGTCTGAACTGAGGGTCTATGATATTAATCACAATAGCCCGATGATG GTAATTATGCACGATATGTCAATATCCTGCCTCGCGTGGCTCCCGAACAACCCGTGCGTGGTGCTGCTGGGGCTGGCCCGGCCCGAGGGTCAGCTCATCAAGGTGTACAACGTGTGCAGCGGCCGCGCCCTGCCTGTAGACGGGCTGACGGGGCCCGGCGGCTTCGTGACCGCTGTCACTGTCAATCAGAGCGG TGTTTGCCGCATAGCCGCCGGTGATTCAGACAGCAACGTTCACATCTGGGAGTTGCCATCACGCCGCATAAGACTGACCCCCGAAGATCTGGACTTTTAA
- the LOC113507917 gene encoding UDP-glucose 6-dehydrogenase, whose protein sequence is MVIEKICCLGAGYVGGPTCSVIALKCPNIKVTVCDKSVERINQWNSDKLPIYEPGLQDVVNQCRGKNLFFSTDIAKGIREADLIFISVNTPTKTFGNGKGRAADLKYVESAARMIADLATSNKIVVEKSTVPVKAAEIIMKILRANTKPGVEYQILSNPEFLAEGTAIVDLVEAERVLIGGEDTPEGQKAIQELCWVYEHWIPAKNILTTNTWSSELSKLAANAFLAQRISSINSLSAVCEATGADVSEVARAIGRDSRIGPKFLEASIGFGGSCFQKDILNLIYLCECLNLPEVAEYWQQVLNLNDYQKTRFTRKVIESLFNTVTDKNIAILGFSFKKNTGDTRESPAIHVSTTLLDEGAKLHIYDPKVEPEQIFYELTNPYITSDPEIVKKNVEIHDTAYSAVTGAHAIVLCTEWDEFKTLDFKKIYEAMMKPAYIFDGRKILNHEALQNIGFHVQTIGKRLSRVGSIRAQGSQTMP, encoded by the coding sequence ATGGTTATTGAGAAGATTTGCTGTTTGGGGGCCGGGTACGTCGGGGGCCCGACTTGCAGTGTGATAGCTTTAAAATGTCCCAATATTAAAGTTACCGTTTGTGACAAAAGCGTTGAAAGGATAAACCAGTGGAACTCCGACAAGCTCCCGATATACGAACCAGGGTTACAGGATGTTGTGAACCAATGTCGAggtaaaaatttatttttttctactgaTATTGCAAAGGGGATACGCGAGGccgatttaatttttatatcagtCAACACTCCTACTAAAACCTTTGGTAATGGAAAGGGTAGAGCTGCTGACCTGAAGTATGTAGAGAGTGCGGCCCGAATGATTGCAGACTTGGCTACGAGTAACAAGATTGTCGTAGAAAAGAGCACAGTTCCAGTGAAAGCCGCTGAGATTATTATGAAGATACTTCGGGCTAACACTAAACCTGGTGTTGAATATCAGATTCTGTCTAATCCAGAGTTCTTAGCCGAAGGTACAGCAATAGTGGACTTAGTTGAGGCAGAAAGAGTTTTAATTGGTGGTGAGGATACGCCTGAAGGACAGAAAGCTATTCAGGAGCTTTGCTGGGTGTATGAGCACTGGATTCCGGCTAAAAACATCCTTACAACGAATACTTGGAGTTCGGAGCTATCTAAGCTGGCAGCCAATGCGTTCCTTGCTCAACGTATCTCAAGTATAAATTCCTTGTCGGCAGTCTGTGAGGCCACTGGCGCAGACGTGTCCGAGGTAGCTAGAGCAATCGGGAGAGACTCTCGTATTGGACCGAAGTTCCTAGAAGCCTCAATAGGTTTCGGAGGCAGCTGCTTCCAGAAAGACATCCTgaacttaatatatttatgtgaatGTCTGAATCTACCTGAAGTAGCTGAGTACTGGCAGCAAGTTCTTAACCTCAACGACTACCAAAAGACTCGGTTCACTAGAAAAGTCATAGAATCACTGTTCAACACGGTCACAGACAAAAATATAGCAATACTTGGGTTCTCGTTCAAGAAAAACACTGGAGATACCAGAGAATCACCGGCTATCCATGTTTCAACGACTTTACTTGACGAAGGAGCAAAACTACACATCTATGATCCAAAAGTTGAACCGGAACAAATCTTCTACGAGCTCACAAACCCTTATATAACCTCAGATCCAGAAATAGTGAAGAAGAACGTTGAAATCCATGATACCGCATACTCAGCGGTGACAGGGGCTCATGCCATAGTCCTATGTACGGAATGGGATGAGTTTAAAACGTTGGACTTTAAGAAGATATATGAAGCGATGATGAAGCCAGCGTATATCTTTGATGGAAGGAAGATATTGAATCATGAAGCTTTGCAGAACATCGGTTTCCACGTACAGACTATTGGGAAGCGGCTGAGCAGAGTGGGCAGTATCCGGGCACAGGGCAGCCAGACCATGCCTTAG